The Alkalihalobacillus sp. TS-13 genomic interval CTGTACACACTCGAATTCTATTCCTTGCTGCGGAATCATCTGGATCCAAGCGGTATGATCATGGCACAAGCTACCAGCCCGGTGTTTGCAAGAGAGGTATATTGGACGATCGATGAAACGTTTGCGGAGACGGGCATGAATACTGAAAACTTTCATCTCGATATTCCGAGCTTTGGAAACTGGGGATTTGTCCTGGCTTCAAGGAAACCGATCGATATCGACGAGGTTAACATCAACGTTGAGACGAAATATTTATCGACAGAGCTGATCCCGTCGTTAACCAAATTCGGGAAGGACGAAGATCGTTCTTTTGCAAATAAAGATGGGGATAAAGTGGACGTTAAACCGAATACGTTAATCCGTCCAATCTTGATTGATATCTATGAAAAAGCCTGGCAGGATTATTGATTAAGGCTGACTTCTAAAAGTTTGTTGCTAATGGATTGTCATAAAAAAAGATGCTGAAACCTTTTGGCAGCGGAAATATGCGAGACTCCAGCGGGAAAAGCAAGCTAAGCGAGACCCCGTAAGCGAGGAACGAGCTGAGAAGATTAAAAAACAACAATCTATGGGAATACAGCCTTAACTAAAAAAGAGACATTCCCTCTCGAAGATTGACCTTAAGAGGGAATGTTCCACATTAGACACGTTTTTTTATAAACTTATACACTAAGATTGCTGCAGCTACCACAAGCAGGATGTGGATGATTCCGCCTACGATGTTGAAAATCACACCGAGCAGCCAGATGATCAGTATGATCCACAAGATTGTCCAAATCATAGTTGAAAATCCTTTCATTGACATATTTGACAGATAGTTTTCCCTGAAATCCTCAATAAAATGCAGATGACAAGATATAGCCCTAATGATCAGGAGGTATCTTAATGGATCGCACCACTATACTTCATATTTTGAATGGCCAAGTGATGCATGATCATTTCAAGAAAACACGCTTTCTTTCACATGAAATGATGGTCCCCTTCAACGAGGCGATGTGCTATGGAGTAACAAGCAAGTATGTCTTTTCCGATGATTTCTCTGAAATCCGTGCCAATGTCCACAAAGTAACCACTGCACAATACGCTGAAATCACTCTAAAACCATTACAACCCTTCCTTAGTGGAGATTTTTCACGAATAGAACTCTGGTTTGATGCGGATATGTTTTGCCAGATCAATCTCCTGACCATTTTAGCCTGGCTGGATCAGACGGCTTATCAAGAAACTGTGTATCTACATATCGTTGGTGAAAAGTTTGAGCCTTTGGAGTATTACACCTTGGAGGTGGATGGATATCATGAGCTTTATCAAC includes:
- a CDS encoding lmo0937 family membrane protein; translated protein: MIWTILWIILIIWLLGVIFNIVGGIIHILLVVAAAILVYKFIKKRV
- a CDS encoding AraC family transcriptional regulator, which encodes MDRTTILHILNGQVMHDHFKKTRFLSHEMMVPFNEAMCYGVTSKYVFSDDFSEIRANVHKVTTAQYAEITLKPLQPFLSGDFSRIELWFDADMFCQINLLTILAWLDQTAYQETVYLHIVGEKFEPLEYYTLEVDGYHELYQQVLINKTMPDSLSLSPLQKGIELYLDYLAPDSDLMRYIQNHKDVPADELASSLLENFKDYGLGDTQYYELIKSSREHRAKEE